In Gemmobacter sp., the sequence CGGATAAGGCCATAGAAATGCTGGTCTTCTTCAACCGCCGCCTTCACCTTGGCCGCGAAGGGGCCGACGATGCCATAGGCCAGGAACACGCCCAGAAAGGTGCCGACCAGCGCGCCGCCGATCATCTTGCCCAGCACCTCGGGCGGCTGGTCGATGGACCCCATGGTCTTGATAACCCCCAGCACCGCCGCCACGATCCCCAGCGCGGGCAGGCCATCGGCCATGGTCTGCAGCGCATGGCTGGGGTGCAGGGCATGGTGGCGCGTCGCCTCCATCCGTTTGTCCAGCACCTCCTCGACCTGATGGGGATCGTCGTAGTTCATCGAGGCGGCGCGCAGCGTATCGCAGATCAGTTCCACCGCCTCGTGATCGTGCTGGATGCGGGGGTAGCGGCCAAAGACGGCCGATCCTTCGGGGTTTTCGATATGTTCTTCCAGCGCGACAGGGCTGGTGCGGGCGATGCGGATCAGTTCGAACAGAAGGCACAGCAGGTCGCGGTAGTCGGCCGGTTTCCACTTCGGGCCCTTGAACACCTTGCCGATGTCGCGCAGCGTGGCCTTGGCCGAACTGCCATCATTGGCCAGCAGAAAGGCGCCCACCGCCGCGCCGCCGATCATCATCAGCTCGAATGGCAAGGATTTCAGGATGATGCCCATCTTGCCGCCAGCGGCAAGATAGCCGCCGAATACCATGACGAAGATCACGGCAATGCCGACGATACCGATCATATTCCAAAGCCCCCGTAACCCGAATCCTTGCCCCAGCCTTGCAGCGCGGCGTTAACAAACCGTCACCTCAGTCGGTCGGAACCAGCGCATTGCGGCCCGCCATCAGCACCGAAACGGCATAGGCGCTGTCCGACCCCATGCCCGACAGCACGGCCGCCGCAGCCTCGGGCCGCATGCGGGACAGGAAGCCGGCGGCGAATTCCGGGGCCATGGCGGTGAACAGGGCGGCGGCATCCTTGGGCTTCATCGCCTCGTAGACGCTGGTCAGCCGGGTCAGGTCACCCTCGGCCGCACCATCGGCACGGGCTAGGGTGGCAGAAAGGCTGGCCTCGGCCGCCTCCAGCTGAGCAAGCCGGCTTTCCAGCGCCTTGTCGGCAAGCGCCAGCGCGGCCATGCGGTCGGCCAACGCGGCCTCTTGCGTGATCACCCGTTCCTCGCGCTGGCGCAGGGCATCGGCCAGGGCCTTGGGGGTGATGCCGCAGCTGTCGCGCGTCTGGTCCAGCGCGGGCGGTTCGGGCGCGGGCACGGCTTGCGCCTGCGACAGGCCAAGGCCCACCCGGATCACGCCCGAGGCCAGCATCAGCCCGGCCAGAAACATCAACACACCCCGCACGGGGCCGCGAGGGCGGGCGGTCATTCGGCCGCCTCGGTCTCGCGCCGGACGCGGGCCCGGACGAATCGCATCCGGCGATCCGCCGCCGGTTCGGCACGATCCTCGGCCTCGGGCAGGTCGTGCAGGGCCGAGACCAGCAGTTCCAGCCGGGTGGCCATCTGGTCGGCGCGCTGGGTCAGCTCCTCCAGCCGGTCGGTGGACTGGCTGGCGGCGCCCCGGGCCGCAGCCAGCGCGCGCGTCAGATCATCGACCTGGGCCGACAGCACGGCAATCGCGCCGCCCATGCCGCTTTCCAGCTGCGTAAATCGGCGCAGCCGGCGTTGCAGCACGAAGCAATAGACGGCCGCCCCGAACGCCCCCGCCGCCAGCAGCACATCGGCAATGAGTTCCATCCTGCAACTCCTTCAATTGATGACAAATTCGGTGATCAGCAGGTCACGCACCCGCCCCTCGCCCGTGATGATCTGGATGCGCCTCAGCATCTGGGCGCGCAGGCGGATCAGGGCGGCCGGCTCCTCAAGCTCAGCGGGTGACAGCGCGCGCAGATAACCGTTCAGCAAATCCAGCACGCGGGGGCGCAGATGTTCGACCTCGGCCTTGAACGGGGCCTCCACCTCCAGCTGGGCGGCAAAGCGCAGATGGCGATTCTGCCCCGCGCCCGTCAGGCTGACGATCAGCGGATCCAGCGGGACGAAGGCCACGTCCGGCAGGGCCGCAGCACTGTGCGGCGTTGCGTGCGGCAGGCCGGGAATCAGCCCCGACCAGGTGCCATAGAATGCGCCACCCCCAACCAGAAGCGCCAGAAAACCGCCAATGATCAGGGCCTTGCCCCCGCGTTTCGAGGGAATGGCGGGGTCTTGCGGTGCTGCGGAATCGGTCATCTGCATCTCCTGTCGATGCAAAATGGTATAGACCGGCGGTCACTAACCGATTGTTAAGTCCGATCGGCGAAGGATCGGACATCAGGCAAAAGCCGATGGTCGGAGAATCCGGTGCAACAGGTGCTTTCCTTCTGGTCCATGCTGGACATGCGGCGACGGGTGATCGTTGTGGTCGCCACCGTGGCGATGTTCGCCGCCATCCTGGCGTTGACCCGCGTGGCCTCGTCGCCATCCATGGCGCTGCTCTATGCGGGGCTGGAACCCGCCGCGGCGGGAGAGGTGGTGGCCGCGCTGGACCAGCGCGCGGTGGCCTATGAGGTGCGGGGCGATTCCATCTGGGTCGAGGGCGGGCAACGTGACCAGCTGCGCATGGCGCTGGCGGCCGATGGCCTGCCGGCCAGTGGCGGCGCGGGCTATGAACTGCTGGATTCGTTGTCCGGCTTCGGCACGACCGCGCAGATGTTCGATGCCGCCTATCTGCGTGCCAAGGAAGGCGAACTGGCGCGCACCATCGCGGCCAGCCCCTTTGTGCGCAGCGCGCGGGTGCATCTGGCGGTGCCGGCTGCGCAGCCGTTCCGCAGGGATCAGCGGGCGACGGCCTCAGTCACCGTGGCGACCCGGGCGGGGGCGATGACCCCGGCGCAGGCGCAGGCGATTCGCCATCTGGTGGCCTCGGCCGTGGCGGGGATGGCGGCCGAGGATGTGTCGGTGATCGATGCGGCCAGCGGGCTGGTGCCGGTTGCCGGTCAGTCGCCCGCGCCGGGCGGCGAGGGGCGGGCAGAGGAGCTGAAGCGCGCCGTCGAACGCCTGCTGGCGGCGCGGGTCGGGCAGGGACGGGCGCTGGTCGAACTGTCGGTCGATGTGGTGACGGAGCGCGAATCGATCACCGAGCGGCGGTTCGATCCGCAGGGGCGCGTCGTGGTCTCCTCGGAATCGGAAGAGCGGACGAATTCCGCTACCGGCGCCCCGCCGGGGGTGACCGTCGCCTCGAACCTGCCCGAAGGCGATGCCGCCCAAGGCGAAGGCAGCCGCAGCCAGGGGTCGGAAACGCGCGAGCGGATCAATTATGAAATCTCGGAAACCGCGCGCGAGGTGTTGCGCACGCCCGGCGGGGTCCGGCGGCTGACCGTGGCGGTTCTGGTCGACGGGGCACGGTCTGCCGATGGAACCGTGCAGCCCAGGGGCGAGCAGGAACTGGCCGACCTGCGCGAGCTTGTCGCCTCGGCCGTCGGGTTCGATGCGGCGCGGGGCGATGTGATCACCATCAAGTCGATGCAGTTCGAACCTGCCCCGGGGGGCGAGGCGGCGGCGACGCCCGGCGTGCTGGACCGGCTGGACCTGATGGCGCTGATCCAGCTGGCCGTGATCGCGCTGGTGCTGCTGGTGCTGGGGTTGTTCGTGCTGCGCCCGCTGCTGCGGCCGGCACGCCCGGCCATGTTTCCGCCGGTCGCGCTGCCCCCGGTCACTGGCCCCCTGCCGGTCCTGACCGGAGAGATCGACGACGGCGCGGCCATTGGCCCGATGCCCGTGGTCTCGCGCCCTGAAGGCGAGCCGCCGCGCGATCCGGTCGAGCGTCTGCGCCAGCTGATCAGCGAGCGTCAGGCGGAATCGGTCGAGATTCTGCGCAGCTGGATGGATGAACGCGAGGAATCCCGGTGATGCCGCTGGTCCTTGAAGATTTCGGCCCCGGCCCCCCCCCGGCCCCCGCCGACCTGCCCGAGGAACAGCATCTGGCCAGCTTCGATGCCGGATATCGT encodes:
- a CDS encoding flagellar basal body-associated FliL family protein codes for the protein MTDSAAPQDPAIPSKRGGKALIIGGFLALLVGGGAFYGTWSGLIPGLPHATPHSAAALPDVAFVPLDPLIVSLTGAGQNRHLRFAAQLEVEAPFKAEVEHLRPRVLDLLNGYLRALSPAELEEPAALIRLRAQMLRRIQIITGEGRVRDLLITEFVIN
- the fliF gene encoding flagellar basal-body MS-ring/collar protein FliF; the encoded protein is MQQVLSFWSMLDMRRRVIVVVATVAMFAAILALTRVASSPSMALLYAGLEPAAAGEVVAALDQRAVAYEVRGDSIWVEGGQRDQLRMALAADGLPASGGAGYELLDSLSGFGTTAQMFDAAYLRAKEGELARTIAASPFVRSARVHLAVPAAQPFRRDQRATASVTVATRAGAMTPAQAQAIRHLVASAVAGMAAEDVSVIDAASGLVPVAGQSPAPGGEGRAEELKRAVERLLAARVGQGRALVELSVDVVTERESITERRFDPQGRVVVSSESEERTNSATGAPPGVTVASNLPEGDAAQGEGSRSQGSETRERINYEISETAREVLRTPGGVRRLTVAVLVDGARSADGTVQPRGEQELADLRELVASAVGFDAARGDVITIKSMQFEPAPGGEAAATPGVLDRLDLMALIQLAVIALVLLVLGLFVLRPLLRPARPAMFPPVALPPVTGPLPVLTGEIDDGAAIGPMPVVSRPEGEPPRDPVERLRQLISERQAESVEILRSWMDEREESR
- the motA gene encoding flagellar motor stator protein MotA, yielding MIGIVGIAVIFVMVFGGYLAAGGKMGIILKSLPFELMMIGGAAVGAFLLANDGSSAKATLRDIGKVFKGPKWKPADYRDLLCLLFELIRIARTSPVALEEHIENPEGSAVFGRYPRIQHDHEAVELICDTLRAASMNYDDPHQVEEVLDKRMEATRHHALHPSHALQTMADGLPALGIVAAVLGVIKTMGSIDQPPEVLGKMIGGALVGTFLGVFLAYGIVGPFAAKVKAAVEEDQHFYGLIREVLVANLHRHPANICIEVGRQNTPHHVRPSFGDLEDALRSLKQEAA